In a single window of the Thermus amyloliquefaciens genome:
- a CDS encoding heavy metal translocating P-type ATPase produces MEAPKVRVFRVEGMDCADCARKVEDALNRVPGVVKAEVSFQSGKAYLQLEVPQAEEEAARALSALGYRLRPEGEEKGGLPGPWRWALVSGGLLLAAFLASLFLPGLAPWGYRLAALIGVFPLARRAVATFRQNPFSIQTLVTLATLGAMLIGAEAEAALVVFLFLVGEVLEAYSVAQARRSLYALSELLPRRAYRLKEGGVEEVPLKALRVGDLVRVPPGERVPADGVVVSGQASVEEAAFTGEPLPRPKGIGDRVYGGSLVQEGSLVVKVERHPEEGFLAEMERLAEEALLKKSQVERVVDAFSRRYTPAVLLLAGFVALVLPLFQGDFLGHLYKALALLLIACPCALVVSVPAAIAAGVGRGARAGVLFKSGAALERLAGVRYVALDKTGTLTLGKPTLVRVVTFGVSTEEALALAKGVAEGSSHPLARAVREASGPKALPSEEHRAVPGLGAFARVEGKEVGLVRPEAWDLPPEVEAQVKALAEEGFSLSLLVREGVPLALLAFQDTPRLEAREVLAELRRLGLKPLLLTGDRETSALALGTAIGLFPEEIRAGLSPVDKLRLVEELAGRGGVAMVGDGVNDAPALARATVGLAVAEGTEAALQSADVGLLSLAALPRAFRLSRMTMAVVRQNIALAVGLKGVFLLSTLLGLTGLWPAVLADSGALVLVTANSLRLLRSRV; encoded by the coding sequence ATGGAGGCTCCTAAGGTGCGCGTTTTTCGTGTGGAGGGCATGGACTGCGCCGATTGCGCCCGGAAGGTGGAAGATGCCCTGAACCGGGTCCCTGGGGTGGTCAAGGCGGAGGTGAGCTTCCAAAGCGGCAAGGCCTACCTCCAACTGGAGGTCCCCCAGGCGGAGGAGGAGGCCGCCCGGGCCCTTTCTGCTCTGGGGTACCGCCTCCGTCCGGAAGGGGAGGAGAAAGGGGGGTTACCTGGGCCCTGGCGCTGGGCCTTGGTTTCCGGAGGGCTTCTCCTGGCGGCCTTTTTGGCTTCGCTCTTCCTCCCCGGCCTAGCCCCTTGGGGCTATCGGCTGGCGGCCTTGATAGGGGTTTTCCCCCTGGCTCGTCGTGCGGTGGCTACGTTCCGGCAAAACCCCTTCAGCATCCAAACCCTGGTTACGCTGGCTACCCTGGGAGCCATGCTCATCGGGGCGGAGGCCGAGGCGGCGCTGGTGGTCTTCCTCTTCCTCGTGGGGGAGGTGCTGGAGGCTTATAGCGTGGCCCAGGCCCGCAGGTCCCTTTACGCCCTTTCCGAGCTTCTTCCCAGGCGGGCCTACCGCCTGAAGGAGGGTGGGGTGGAGGAGGTGCCCCTTAAGGCCTTGAGGGTGGGGGACCTGGTGAGGGTGCCCCCGGGGGAGCGGGTACCGGCCGACGGGGTGGTGGTGTCTGGACAGGCTTCCGTGGAGGAGGCCGCCTTCACCGGGGAGCCCTTGCCTAGGCCCAAGGGGATAGGGGACCGGGTTTACGGGGGCAGTCTGGTGCAGGAGGGGAGCTTGGTGGTAAAGGTGGAGCGCCATCCCGAGGAGGGCTTCCTGGCGGAGATGGAACGCCTGGCGGAGGAGGCCTTGCTTAAGAAGAGCCAGGTGGAGCGGGTGGTGGACGCCTTCAGCCGCCGCTACACCCCCGCCGTCCTCCTCTTGGCGGGCTTTGTGGCCCTGGTGCTTCCCCTTTTTCAGGGGGATTTCCTGGGCCACCTCTACAAGGCCTTGGCCCTCCTCCTCATCGCCTGCCCCTGCGCCCTGGTGGTGTCGGTGCCCGCGGCCATCGCCGCAGGGGTGGGCCGGGGAGCCAGGGCGGGGGTGCTCTTTAAGAGCGGGGCGGCCCTGGAGCGCTTGGCTGGGGTTCGCTACGTGGCTTTGGACAAGACGGGAACCCTGACCCTGGGAAAGCCCACGCTGGTGCGGGTGGTTACCTTTGGGGTTTCGACGGAGGAGGCCTTGGCCCTGGCGAAGGGGGTGGCGGAGGGTTCCTCCCACCCCTTAGCCCGGGCGGTGCGGGAGGCTTCGGGCCCCAAGGCCTTGCCCTCGGAGGAGCATCGGGCGGTGCCGGGCCTCGGGGCCTTCGCTCGGGTGGAGGGGAAGGAGGTGGGTTTGGTGCGGCCCGAGGCCTGGGACCTGCCCCCGGAAGTAGAGGCCCAGGTGAAGGCCTTGGCGGAGGAAGGCTTCAGCCTTTCCCTCTTGGTTAGGGAGGGGGTTCCCTTGGCCCTCTTGGCCTTCCAGGATACCCCCCGCCTCGAGGCCCGGGAAGTCTTGGCCGAACTGCGCCGACTGGGCCTTAAGCCCCTCCTGCTTACCGGCGACCGGGAGACCTCTGCTTTGGCTTTGGGCACGGCCATAGGGCTTTTTCCTGAGGAAATCCGGGCTGGCCTTTCTCCCGTGGACAAGCTCCGCCTGGTGGAGGAGTTGGCAGGTAGGGGTGGCGTGGCCATGGTGGGGGATGGGGTGAACGACGCCCCAGCCCTGGCCAGGGCCACGGTAGGGCTTGCCGTGGCCGAGGGCACGGAAGCGGCCCTGCAGAGTGCAGACGTGGGGCTTCTGAGCCTTGCCGCCTTGCCCCGGGCCTTCCGCTTAAGCCGCATGACCATGGCCGTGGTGCGGCAAAACATCGCCCTGGCGGTGGGCCTTAAGGGGGTTTTCCTCCTGAGCACCCTCCTGGGGCTTACGGGGCTTTGGCCCGCCGTCTTGGCCGACAGCGGGGCTTTGGTGCTGGTGACGGCGAACAGCTTGCGCCTCCTGAGGAGCAGAGTATAG
- a CDS encoding ArsR/SmtB family transcription factor — protein sequence MPSGAGRAVCGVYEVHPERVEVARAALPKEEVLQEATLLLKALSDPTRMRLLLALKAAGELCVCDLALLAGVSVSAVSHQLRRLRQARLVAFRREGKQVYYRLADAHVARLLELALEHAEENT from the coding sequence TTGCCAAGCGGGGCTGGTAGGGCGGTTTGCGGGGTCTACGAGGTCCACCCCGAGCGGGTGGAGGTGGCCCGCGCCGCCTTGCCCAAGGAGGAGGTTTTGCAGGAGGCCACCCTCCTCCTCAAAGCCCTTTCTGACCCCACCCGCATGCGCCTCCTCCTCGCCCTGAAGGCGGCGGGGGAGCTTTGCGTGTGCGACCTGGCCCTTTTGGCGGGGGTTTCCGTTTCCGCCGTGAGCCACCAGCTTAGGCGCTTGCGCCAGGCCCGGCTGGTGGCCTTTCGGCGTGAGGGGAAGCAGGTTTACTACCGCCTGGCCGACGCCCATGTGGCCCGCCTGTTGGAGCTGGCCTTGGAGCACGCAGAAGAAAACACTTGA
- the pdxS gene encoding pyridoxal 5'-phosphate synthase lyase subunit PdxS, with the protein MEKGTFQIKTGFAEMFKGGVIMDVTTPEQAAIAEEAGAVAVMALERVPADIRAQGGVARMSDPKVIKEIMAAVSIPVMAKVRIGHFVEAMILEAIGVDFIDESEVLTPADEEHHIDKWKFKVPFVCGARNLGEALRRIAEGAAMIRTKGEAGTGNVVEAVRHARTMWKEIRYVQSLREDELMAYAKEIGAPFELVKWVHDHGRLPVVNFAAGGIATPADAALMMHLGMDGVFVGSGIFKSGDPRKRARAIVRAVTHYNDPEVLAEVSEDLGEPMVGINLDQLKEEERLAKRGW; encoded by the coding sequence ATGGAGAAGGGAACCTTCCAGATCAAGACGGGCTTCGCGGAGATGTTCAAGGGCGGGGTGATCATGGACGTGACCACCCCGGAGCAGGCGGCCATCGCCGAGGAAGCGGGGGCGGTGGCGGTGATGGCCCTGGAAAGGGTGCCCGCGGACATCCGCGCCCAGGGGGGCGTGGCCCGCATGTCCGACCCCAAGGTCATCAAGGAGATCATGGCGGCGGTGTCCATCCCCGTCATGGCCAAGGTGCGGATCGGCCACTTCGTGGAGGCCATGATCCTCGAGGCCATCGGGGTGGACTTCATTGACGAGTCCGAGGTCCTCACCCCCGCGGACGAGGAGCACCACATTGACAAGTGGAAGTTCAAGGTGCCCTTCGTCTGCGGGGCGAGGAACCTGGGGGAGGCGCTTCGCCGCATCGCCGAGGGGGCGGCCATGATCCGCACCAAGGGGGAGGCGGGCACGGGGAACGTGGTGGAGGCGGTGCGCCACGCCCGCACCATGTGGAAGGAGATCCGCTACGTCCAGTCCCTCCGGGAGGACGAGCTCATGGCCTACGCCAAGGAGATCGGGGCGCCCTTTGAGCTCGTCAAGTGGGTGCACGACCACGGCCGCCTCCCCGTGGTGAACTTCGCCGCCGGCGGCATCGCCACCCCCGCCGACGCCGCCCTCATGATGCACCTGGGCATGGACGGCGTCTTCGTGGGGAGCGGCATCTTCAAGTCGGGGGACCCCAGGAAGCGGGCCCGGGCCATCGTGCGGGCGGTCACCCACTACAACGACCCCGAAGTCCTTGCCGAGGTCAGCGAGGACCTGGGCGAGCCCATGGTGGGCATCAACCTGGACCAGCTCAAGGAGGAGGAGCGGCTTGCCAAGCGGGGCTGGTAG
- a CDS encoding peptidoglycan DD-metalloendopeptidase family protein: MWVACCVLAVPALALSFKPLSPVPLPEAQVEVGPSARKGWVVYEVRPGDTLAGIASRYGVDPRHILWSSGLQDHRLQVGERLLIPLVAGEERPPRVPPGVEAYRVRPGDTLAGIASRFGVSVLDLVSANPSLESLDRLVAGSVLYVPRGAKGLLLTLGEGETLVDLASRFGLSPVWVAKANGVENPAELRPGDLVLLPGIQAKTTYQNLLAKQEAERQARLEAERRRQEELRRLAEERRRQQALAQRRTQQVRQAQAPRPQVRRVSYQEGGMRWPLSGFRITTYFGQRGAFQRYHTGIDLAAPYGTPIVAAKSGQVEVAGWSSVGYGFHVVLDHGGGVETLYAHMSRIAVRPGAWVEAGQVIGYVGSTGWSTGPHLHFEVRVGGVARNPLAYLP; the protein is encoded by the coding sequence ATATGGGTAGCTTGCTGTGTTCTTGCGGTTCCCGCCTTGGCCCTTTCCTTCAAGCCCCTCAGCCCCGTTCCTCTCCCCGAGGCCCAGGTGGAGGTGGGGCCTTCGGCGCGGAAGGGGTGGGTGGTTTACGAGGTGCGCCCTGGGGACACCTTGGCGGGCATCGCCAGCCGCTATGGGGTGGACCCCCGGCACATCCTGTGGTCCAGCGGGCTTCAGGACCATCGGCTCCAGGTGGGGGAAAGGCTCCTCATTCCCCTGGTGGCGGGGGAGGAGAGGCCCCCTAGGGTGCCCCCGGGGGTGGAGGCGTACCGGGTCCGCCCCGGGGACACCTTGGCGGGCATCGCCAGCCGCTTTGGCGTGAGCGTTTTGGACCTGGTTTCCGCCAACCCTTCCCTGGAGAGCCTGGACCGCCTGGTGGCGGGGAGCGTGCTTTACGTGCCCAGGGGGGCCAAAGGGCTCCTGCTCACCTTGGGCGAGGGGGAAACCCTCGTGGACCTGGCGAGCCGCTTCGGGCTTTCCCCGGTGTGGGTGGCCAAGGCCAACGGGGTGGAAAACCCGGCGGAGCTAAGGCCGGGGGACCTGGTCCTCCTGCCCGGCATCCAGGCTAAGACCACCTACCAGAACCTCCTGGCCAAGCAGGAGGCGGAGCGGCAAGCCCGCCTCGAGGCCGAGCGCCGCCGCCAGGAGGAGCTTAGGCGCCTGGCGGAGGAGAGGCGCCGCCAGCAGGCCTTGGCCCAACGGCGGACCCAGCAGGTGCGGCAGGCCCAGGCCCCACGGCCCCAGGTGCGCCGGGTGAGCTACCAGGAAGGGGGGATGCGCTGGCCCCTTTCCGGTTTCCGCATCACCACCTACTTCGGCCAGCGGGGGGCCTTCCAGCGCTACCACACCGGCATAGACCTGGCGGCCCCTTACGGCACCCCCATCGTGGCCGCCAAGAGCGGCCAGGTGGAGGTGGCGGGCTGGAGCTCGGTGGGCTACGGCTTCCACGTGGTTTTGGACCACGGGGGCGGGGTGGAAACCCTTTACGCCCACATGTCCCGCATCGCGGTTCGGCCCGGGGCGTGGGTGGAGGCGGGGCAGGTCATCGGCTACGTGGGCTCCACGGGGTGGTCCACGGGGCCCCACCTGCACTTTGAGGTGCGGGTGGGGGGCGTGGCCCGCAACCCCCTGGCCTACTTGCCCTGA
- the rho gene encoding transcription termination factor Rho, with translation MRRKADTQQEAPLTYQELSAKILPELHLLAQEAGIENYKRMKKDQLIMALLERQTQGEGLQLVKGFLEISPDGYGFITENLYNLESRVAIVSAGLIRQYALRSGDYIVGRVRPPRDNERYGTLLKVEAVNDLDPEAAKNRPRFDELIPQFPDRQIRLETTPDELSTRVIDLLAPIGRGQRGLIVAPPKAGKTTLLKKIANAVLKNEPDIKVIVLLIDERPEEVTDFRESVQGAEVIASTFDEPPQNHIRVAEFVHERAKRIVEEGGHVMILLDSITRLARANNLVTPPTGRTLSGGLDSAALYFPKRFLGAARNIRGGGSLTILATALVETGSRMDDVIFEEFKGTGNMELHLSRRLEERRIFPAIDILKSGTRREELLLGEEVVHKMWLLRKVLADMDPAEAMEMLLARLGRTKSNKEFLASLAAR, from the coding sequence ATGAGGAGAAAAGCGGATACCCAACAGGAAGCACCCCTCACCTACCAGGAGCTTTCGGCGAAGATCCTTCCGGAGCTTCACCTCCTGGCCCAGGAGGCGGGGATTGAGAACTACAAGCGGATGAAGAAGGACCAGCTGATCATGGCCCTTCTGGAGCGGCAGACCCAGGGGGAGGGCTTGCAGCTGGTCAAGGGTTTCCTGGAGATCAGCCCGGATGGGTATGGGTTCATCACCGAGAACCTGTACAACCTGGAGTCCAGGGTCGCCATCGTGTCCGCCGGGCTCATCCGGCAGTACGCCCTAAGGAGCGGGGACTACATCGTGGGCCGGGTGCGGCCGCCCCGGGATAACGAGCGCTACGGCACCCTCCTCAAGGTGGAGGCGGTGAACGACCTGGACCCCGAGGCGGCCAAGAACCGGCCCCGCTTTGACGAGCTCATCCCCCAGTTCCCTGACCGGCAGATCCGGCTGGAAACCACCCCGGACGAGCTTTCCACCCGGGTGATTGACCTCCTCGCCCCCATCGGCAGGGGCCAAAGGGGCCTCATCGTGGCCCCCCCCAAGGCGGGGAAGACCACCCTCCTCAAGAAGATCGCCAACGCCGTTCTCAAGAACGAGCCCGACATCAAGGTCATCGTCCTCCTCATTGACGAGCGCCCGGAGGAGGTCACGGACTTCCGGGAAAGCGTCCAGGGGGCCGAGGTCATCGCCAGCACCTTTGACGAACCCCCCCAGAACCACATCCGGGTGGCGGAGTTCGTCCACGAGCGGGCCAAGCGCATCGTGGAGGAAGGGGGGCACGTGATGATCCTCCTGGACTCCATCACCCGCCTGGCCCGGGCCAACAACCTGGTGACCCCGCCCACGGGGCGGACGCTTTCGGGCGGTCTGGACTCCGCCGCCCTTTACTTCCCCAAGCGCTTCCTGGGGGCGGCGCGGAACATCCGGGGTGGGGGAAGCCTCACCATTTTGGCCACCGCCTTGGTGGAGACGGGAAGCCGGATGGACGACGTGATCTTTGAGGAGTTCAAGGGCACGGGCAACATGGAGCTTCACCTCTCCCGCCGCCTCGAGGAGCGCCGCATCTTCCCGGCCATAGACATCCTGAAGTCGGGGACGAGGCGGGAGGAGCTCCTTTTGGGCGAGGAGGTGGTGCACAAGATGTGGCTTTTGCGCAAGGTCCTGGCGGACATGGACCCCGCCGAGGCCATGGAGATGCTCCTCGCCCGCTTGGGCCGCACCAAGAGCAACAAGGAGTTCTTGGCCTCCCTGGCGGCCCGTTAG
- the fsa gene encoding fructose-6-phosphate aldolase encodes MELYLDTANLEEIREIAAWGVLAGVTTNPTLVAKEFAARGGKLTEEALFTHLRTLCEVVKGPVSAEVTALGEEAMVAEGRRLAAIHPQIVVKLPTTEEGLKACKRLAAEGIKVNMTLIFSANQALLAARAGASYVSPFLGRVDDISWDGGELLREIVELIQVQNLPVKVIAASIRHPRHVTEAALLGADIATMPYAVFKQLLKHPLTDIGLKRFMEDWEKVKP; translated from the coding sequence ATGGAGCTGTACCTGGATACGGCCAACTTGGAGGAGATACGGGAGATTGCCGCCTGGGGGGTGCTCGCTGGGGTGACCACCAACCCCACCCTGGTGGCCAAGGAGTTTGCGGCTCGAGGGGGGAAGCTCACGGAGGAGGCCCTGTTCACCCACCTGCGAACCCTATGCGAGGTGGTGAAAGGGCCCGTGTCCGCGGAGGTGACCGCCCTGGGGGAGGAGGCCATGGTGGCGGAGGGAAGGCGGCTTGCGGCCATCCACCCCCAGATCGTGGTCAAGCTGCCCACCACCGAGGAGGGTTTGAAGGCCTGCAAGCGGCTTGCCGCCGAAGGGATCAAGGTCAACATGACCCTGATCTTTTCCGCCAACCAGGCCCTTTTGGCCGCCCGGGCAGGGGCGAGCTACGTTTCCCCCTTCTTGGGGCGGGTGGACGACATCTCCTGGGACGGCGGGGAGTTGTTGCGGGAGATCGTGGAGCTGATCCAGGTGCAGAACCTGCCCGTCAAGGTTATCGCCGCCTCCATCCGCCACCCCCGCCATGTGACGGAGGCGGCTCTTTTGGGGGCGGACATCGCCACCATGCCCTACGCGGTCTTCAAACAGCTCCTCAAGCACCCGCTCACCGACATAGGCCTCAAGCGCTTCATGGAGGATTGGGAGAAGGTTAAGCCATGA
- the ileS gene encoding isoleucine--tRNA ligase: MFKEVGEPNFPKLEEEVLEFWKQERIFERSVENRKGRPRYTVYEGPPTANGMPHVGHAQARSYKDLFPRYKTMRGYYVPRRAGWDTHGLPVELEVEKKLGLKSKREIEAYGIERFNQACRESVFTYEKEWEAFTERIAYWVDLKNAYATLDPTYVESIWWSLKELFNRGLLYRDHKVVPYCPRCGTPLSSHELSLGYKEITDPSVYVRLPLKEPGRLGLEKASLLIWTTTPWTLPGNVAAAVHPEYTYGAFAVGEEALVLEESLGRRLLGEETPILKTFLGKELEGLPYEPPYPQAVERGYFVVLADYVSREDGTGIVHQAPAFGAEDLETGRRYGLPVLKTVDEEGRLLLEPFKGLFFREANRAILKDLRARGLLFKEESYLHSYPHCWRCSTPLMYYATETWFIRNTLFKEELIRKNQEIHWVPPHIKEGRYGEWLRNLVDWALSRNRYWGTPLPIWVCGACGKEEAIGSIAELRERATHPLPEPFDPHRPHVDGVELRCACGGTMRRVPYVIDVWYDSGAMPFASLHYPFENQEEFRQAFPADFIAEGIDQTRGWFNSLHQLGVMLFGSIAFKNVICHGLILDEKGQKMSKSKGNVVDPWDIIREFGADALRWYIYISAPPEADRRFGPNLVRETVRDYFLTLWNVYSFFVTYANLDRPDLKNPPPPEKRPELDRWLLARIQDLIGKVTEALEAYDPTTSARALRDFVVEDLSQWYVRRGRRRYWKNEDPLDRESAYATLYQALVTVSQLSAPFTPFLAEVLWQNLVRSVNPEAPLSVHLSDWPEAEAHLVDEALVAKMRAVLKVVDLARSARAKSGVKTRTPLPLLMVTAPSPLEREGLRHFAPEIAEELNVKEVRVLEPGEEVLSYRVLPNLKLLGKKYGKRVPAIREALQREAERVARLVLKGEAVPLEVEGETLVLAPEEVLLEAQAPEGYEALEKEGYVAALEVRVTEALRLEGLARDLIRHLQQTRKEMGLRVSDRIRVGYEAEGAYREALARHGAWIAEEVLAPEFGEGLFPGHETLLEDEEGRVRFRVERLG; this comes from the coding sequence ATGTTCAAGGAAGTCGGCGAACCCAACTTTCCCAAGCTGGAGGAAGAGGTCCTGGAGTTTTGGAAGCAGGAGAGGATCTTTGAAAGAAGCGTGGAAAACCGCAAGGGGCGGCCCCGTTACACCGTCTACGAAGGCCCTCCCACCGCCAACGGCATGCCCCACGTGGGCCACGCCCAGGCCCGGAGCTACAAGGACCTTTTCCCCCGCTACAAGACCATGCGGGGCTACTACGTGCCCCGCCGCGCGGGGTGGGACACCCACGGGCTTCCCGTGGAGCTGGAGGTGGAGAAGAAGCTTGGCCTAAAGAGCAAGCGGGAGATTGAGGCCTACGGGATTGAGCGGTTCAACCAGGCCTGCCGGGAATCGGTCTTCACCTACGAGAAGGAGTGGGAGGCCTTTACCGAGCGCATCGCCTACTGGGTGGACCTCAAGAACGCCTACGCCACCCTGGACCCCACGTATGTGGAAAGCATCTGGTGGAGCCTGAAGGAGCTCTTCAACCGGGGGCTTCTCTACCGGGACCACAAGGTGGTGCCCTACTGCCCCCGGTGCGGCACCCCGCTTTCCTCCCATGAGCTCTCCCTGGGCTACAAGGAGATCACCGACCCCTCCGTCTACGTGCGCCTGCCCCTTAAGGAACCGGGAAGGCTGGGCCTGGAAAAGGCCAGCCTCCTCATTTGGACCACCACCCCCTGGACCCTGCCCGGGAACGTGGCGGCGGCGGTACACCCCGAGTACACCTATGGGGCCTTTGCCGTGGGGGAGGAGGCGCTGGTCCTGGAGGAATCCCTGGGACGCCGGCTTTTGGGCGAGGAAACCCCCATCCTCAAGACCTTCTTGGGGAAGGAGCTGGAGGGCCTCCCCTACGAGCCCCCCTACCCGCAGGCGGTGGAACGGGGCTACTTCGTGGTCCTGGCGGACTACGTGAGCCGGGAGGACGGTACGGGCATCGTCCACCAAGCCCCCGCCTTCGGGGCCGAGGACCTGGAGACGGGCCGCCGCTACGGCCTCCCCGTCCTCAAGACGGTGGACGAGGAGGGCAGGCTCCTGTTGGAGCCCTTTAAGGGGCTCTTCTTCCGCGAGGCCAACCGGGCCATCCTCAAAGACCTCCGCGCCCGCGGCCTCCTCTTCAAGGAGGAGAGCTACCTCCACAGCTACCCCCACTGCTGGCGTTGCTCCACCCCCCTCATGTACTACGCCACCGAGACCTGGTTCATCCGCAACACCCTCTTCAAGGAGGAACTCATCCGGAAGAACCAGGAGATCCACTGGGTGCCCCCCCACATCAAGGAAGGCCGCTATGGGGAGTGGCTCCGGAACCTGGTGGACTGGGCCCTAAGCCGCAACCGCTACTGGGGCACCCCCCTGCCCATCTGGGTCTGCGGCGCTTGCGGGAAGGAAGAGGCCATCGGGAGCATCGCCGAGCTAAGGGAGCGGGCCACCCATCCCCTGCCCGAGCCCTTTGACCCCCACCGGCCCCACGTGGACGGGGTGGAGCTCCGCTGCGCCTGCGGGGGCACCATGCGGCGGGTGCCCTATGTGATCGATGTCTGGTACGACTCCGGGGCCATGCCCTTCGCCTCCTTGCACTACCCCTTTGAGAACCAGGAGGAGTTCCGGCAGGCCTTCCCCGCCGACTTCATCGCCGAGGGCATCGACCAGACCCGGGGCTGGTTCAACTCCTTGCACCAGCTTGGGGTGATGCTCTTTGGCTCCATCGCCTTCAAAAACGTCATCTGCCACGGCCTCATCCTGGACGAGAAGGGGCAGAAGATGAGCAAGTCCAAGGGGAACGTGGTGGACCCCTGGGACATCATCCGGGAGTTTGGGGCGGACGCCCTCAGGTGGTACATCTACATCTCCGCGCCCCCGGAGGCGGACCGGCGCTTCGGGCCGAATCTGGTGCGGGAGACGGTGCGGGACTACTTCCTCACCCTTTGGAACGTGTATAGCTTCTTCGTGACCTACGCCAACCTGGACCGGCCGGACCTCAAGAACCCCCCGCCGCCGGAGAAACGCCCGGAGCTGGACCGCTGGCTCCTGGCGCGGATCCAGGACCTGATCGGGAAGGTGACGGAGGCCCTCGAGGCCTACGACCCCACCACCAGCGCCCGCGCCCTCCGCGACTTTGTGGTGGAGGACCTCTCCCAGTGGTACGTGCGCCGGGGCCGCAGGCGGTACTGGAAAAACGAGGACCCCTTGGACCGGGAGTCCGCCTACGCCACCTTGTACCAGGCTCTGGTCACCGTCAGCCAGCTTTCCGCCCCCTTCACCCCCTTCCTGGCGGAGGTGCTTTGGCAGAACCTGGTGCGCTCGGTCAACCCCGAGGCTCCCCTTTCCGTGCACCTTTCCGACTGGCCCGAGGCGGAGGCCCATCTGGTGGACGAGGCCTTGGTGGCCAAGATGCGGGCCGTCCTCAAGGTGGTGGACCTGGCCCGCTCCGCCCGGGCCAAGAGCGGGGTCAAGACCCGCACCCCCCTCCCCCTCCTCATGGTCACCGCCCCCAGCCCCCTGGAGCGGGAGGGCCTGAGGCATTTCGCCCCCGAGATCGCCGAGGAGCTCAACGTCAAGGAGGTGCGGGTGCTGGAGCCTGGGGAAGAGGTCCTCTCCTACCGGGTGCTCCCCAACCTGAAGCTTTTGGGGAAGAAGTACGGCAAGCGGGTGCCCGCCATCCGCGAAGCCCTGCAAAGGGAGGCGGAGCGGGTGGCCAGGCTCGTCCTTAAGGGCGAGGCGGTGCCCCTGGAGGTGGAGGGGGAGACCCTGGTCCTTGCCCCCGAGGAGGTGCTTTTGGAGGCCCAAGCCCCCGAGGGCTACGAAGCCCTGGAAAAGGAGGGGTACGTGGCCGCCCTGGAGGTCAGGGTCACGGAGGCGCTCAGGCTCGAGGGCCTGGCCCGGGACCTGATCCGCCACCTGCAACAGACCCGCAAGGAGATGGGACTAAGGGTCTCCGACCGCATCCGGGTGGGCTACGAGGCGGAGGGGGCCTACCGTGAGGCCCTTGCCCGCCACGGGGCCTGGATCGCCGAGGAGGTCCTGGCCCCGGAGTTCGGGGAAGGCCTCTTCCCCGGCCACGAGACCCTGCTGGAGGACGAGGAGGGCCGCGTGCGCTTCCGCGTGGAGAGGCTAGGCTAG
- a CDS encoding M24 family metallopeptidase, translating into MDPKTLLDPLGLDALYITRPENVRYLSGFPHPEDAQALVTQEGAFLLTDPRYPEAGRESRIPAKVLRREEKEEVFRGLKGRVGFEAEHLPYAALERLRELAPAEWVPTKGVIERLRLKKTPEEVERIRAAQALAEEALAHALGLLKPGVAEREVALEIEFFLRKRGAGVAFPPIVASGERGALPHAGASEKPLGRGELVTLDLGARVEGYHSDMTRTVALGQVNGELKRAFFAVLEALEKALEALGPGKSAKEVDALARKALERHGLDRYFVHSLGHGVGLAVHEGPALSPYSEDTLEPGMVVTVEPGVYLPGVGGVRIEELVLITATGIELLSRSPRDWQEV; encoded by the coding sequence TTGGACCCCAAGACCCTGCTGGACCCCCTGGGGCTAGACGCCCTTTACATCACCCGTCCGGAAAACGTGCGCTACCTATCGGGCTTCCCCCACCCCGAGGACGCCCAGGCCTTGGTGACCCAGGAAGGGGCCTTCCTCCTCACCGACCCCCGCTACCCGGAGGCGGGCCGGGAAAGCCGCATCCCCGCCAAGGTCCTGAGGCGCGAGGAGAAGGAGGAGGTCTTCAGGGGCCTGAAGGGCCGGGTGGGTTTTGAGGCCGAGCACCTGCCTTACGCCGCCCTGGAGCGCCTCAGGGAGCTGGCCCCCGCGGAGTGGGTGCCCACCAAGGGGGTCATAGAGCGGCTCAGGCTCAAGAAGACCCCGGAGGAGGTGGAAAGGATCCGCGCCGCCCAGGCCCTGGCGGAGGAGGCCCTGGCCCACGCCCTAGGGCTCCTGAAGCCCGGGGTGGCCGAGCGGGAGGTGGCCTTGGAAATAGAGTTCTTCCTGCGCAAGCGGGGCGCTGGGGTGGCCTTCCCCCCCATCGTGGCCTCGGGGGAGCGGGGGGCCCTGCCCCACGCCGGGGCCTCGGAGAAGCCCTTGGGGAGGGGGGAGCTCGTCACCCTGGACCTGGGGGCCAGGGTGGAGGGCTACCACTCGGACATGACCCGCACCGTGGCCTTGGGCCAGGTGAACGGGGAGCTGAAGAGGGCCTTTTTTGCCGTCCTCGAGGCCCTGGAGAAGGCCCTGGAAGCCCTGGGCCCCGGCAAGAGCGCCAAGGAAGTGGACGCCCTGGCCCGCAAGGCCCTGGAGCGCCACGGGCTGGACCGCTACTTCGTCCACTCCCTGGGGCATGGGGTGGGGCTGGCGGTGCACGAGGGGCCCGCCCTCTCCCCCTATTCCGAGGACACCCTGGAGCCCGGCATGGTGGTCACCGTGGAGCCCGGGGTCTACCTGCCCGGGGTGGGCGGGGTGCGCATAGAGGAACTGGTCCTCATCACCGCAACCGGCATAGAGCTTCTTTCCCGCTCCCCCCGGGACTGGCAGGAGGTTTAG